In Denitratisoma sp. DHT3, one DNA window encodes the following:
- a CDS encoding helix-turn-helix domain-containing protein: MHKEVFSFAIQLKAARSLVGWSQAELAARTGVARPTIARIEALTMQPRLDTVGKLKRAFLDAGLQMLDGEPVGGFSLVMTSEALQSIMEMHRTRQDTTSDGTTKTGRVPEGFGSGARRQNQGKS; the protein is encoded by the coding sequence GTGCATAAAGAGGTCTTTTCATTCGCCATCCAGTTGAAAGCGGCGAGATCGCTCGTCGGCTGGAGTCAGGCAGAACTGGCGGCACGCACCGGGGTCGCGCGGCCGACGATTGCGCGCATTGAGGCGCTGACCATGCAACCGCGCCTCGACACCGTGGGCAAGCTCAAGCGCGCCTTTCTCGATGCGGGACTGCAAATGCTGGACGGAGAACCTGTCGGGGGTTTTTCCCTGGTGATGACGTCGGAGGCGCTGCAGTCGATCATGGAGATGCATCGGACACGGCAGGACACCACATCCGACGGGACGACGAAAACCGGAAGAGTACCGGAAGGTTTTGGCAGTGGGGCTCGCCGTCAAAACCAAGGGAAATCATAG
- a CDS encoding tyrosine-type recombinase/integrase, which produces MANEKTSLCTIDSIKIHYVSFMLPNEVIMAIVQLTPAFIRGALCPADKGKVEVTDRGCKGLVLEIRQSGGRTYYLRYTNDRGRQRQYRIGDASAMTLAQARYRVSELRGRVMLGDDPSEQKDHLRQTPTLGDFFYERYLPFAKSYKKTWGCDESLFRNHVALRLGRRHLDEITKTDIAVLHHGRRAVGAAKGSANRLLVMLRYVFNLALRWETPGIAVNPTAGVALFEDPPMKERFLTPEEARRLCAAVEGSPNPMLRFIVPMLILTGARRREVLDLRWEDLDLERRQWRIPLTKAGKPRHVPLSSGVLQVLAAVPRLEDCPWVFPSPKTGRPFVSVFYSWDSARRKAGLADVRIHDLRHSFASFLVNAGRSLYEVQKILGHTQVRTTQRYAHLAQETLLDACDAVVDSLGAGFCPVNPHRDVGRGCVENQ; this is translated from the coding sequence ATGGCGAATGAAAAGACCTCTTTATGCACAATTGATTCCATTAAGATACACTATGTATCATTTATGTTACCAAATGAGGTTATTATGGCAATCGTGCAACTCACCCCGGCTTTCATCAGGGGGGCGTTATGTCCGGCGGACAAAGGGAAAGTAGAGGTCACGGATCGTGGTTGTAAAGGCCTGGTTCTCGAAATTCGCCAGTCCGGCGGTCGTACCTATTATCTACGCTATACGAACGATCGCGGTCGACAGCGTCAGTATCGTATCGGGGACGCAAGCGCGATGACGCTGGCACAAGCCCGGTACCGCGTCAGCGAATTGCGCGGGCGGGTGATGCTCGGCGACGACCCTTCCGAACAAAAAGACCACCTGCGCCAGACGCCGACGCTCGGGGACTTTTTCTACGAGCGCTACCTGCCCTTCGCCAAGAGCTACAAGAAGACCTGGGGCTGCGACGAGTCGCTGTTCCGCAACCACGTCGCGCTCCGGCTCGGCCGGCGCCACCTGGACGAGATCACCAAGACGGACATCGCCGTGCTCCACCATGGCCGGCGCGCGGTCGGCGCGGCCAAGGGTTCGGCCAACCGCCTGCTGGTGATGCTGCGCTACGTCTTCAATCTGGCGCTGCGCTGGGAAACCCCCGGCATCGCGGTGAATCCGACCGCCGGCGTGGCGCTCTTCGAGGACCCGCCGATGAAGGAACGCTTCCTGACGCCCGAAGAGGCGCGGCGCCTGTGCGCGGCGGTGGAGGGCAGTCCGAATCCGATGCTGCGTTTCATCGTCCCGATGCTGATCCTGACCGGGGCGCGGCGGCGCGAGGTGCTCGATCTGCGCTGGGAGGATCTCGACCTGGAGCGCCGCCAGTGGCGCATTCCGCTGACCAAGGCGGGCAAGCCCCGGCACGTGCCACTGTCGAGCGGCGTCTTGCAGGTTCTGGCGGCGGTGCCGCGCCTGGAGGACTGTCCCTGGGTGTTCCCGAGTCCGAAAACCGGCCGGCCCTTCGTCTCCGTGTTCTATTCGTGGGACAGCGCGCGCCGCAAGGCGGGGCTGGCCGACGTGCGGATACACGACCTGCGCCACAGCTTCGCCAGCTTTCTGGTCAATGCCGGGCGCAGCCTGTACGAGGTGCAGAAGATCCTCGGCCACACCCAGGTGCGGACGACGCAGCGCTACGCGCATCTGGCCCAGGAAACCCTGCTCGACGCCTGCGATGCCGTCGTCGATTCCCTCGGGGCCGGATTCTGCCCGGTGAATCCGCACCGCGACGTGGGGCGCGGGTGTGTCGAAAATCAATGA